One Nostoc sp. CENA543 genomic window, TGTCAGCCAAAGATCAATTCCATGAGGCTGTAAAAGTAGCACTCCAAAAAGATGGTTGGGTAATTACGGATGACCCTCTACATATTCGTATTAGTTCTACAACAAAGCTTTACATTGATTTGGGAGCGAAAAAGATTCTTGCTGCTGAAAGAGATGGAGAAAAAATAGCAGTGGAAGTCAAAAGTTTCTTGGGTGCTTCTACTATAAATGAATTTCACTTAGCGATAGGTCAATATATTAACTACCGTTATGCCTTAGCAGATTTTGGTTATGAACAAACCTTATATTTAGCAGTACCGTTGAGTATTTATGATGATTTCTTTACACAACCATTTATTGAAGCAGTCATTGAACGGAGTCAAGTTAATCTCATAATTTTTGATGATGAAAAAAAAGAGGTTGTAAGATGGCGAAGTTAGAAAAATATAGAGATTATATTCAGCAATTACTGAATAAATACGCAGCAAGTGACTCTGGTGAAGATGGTGTGGAATTGCAAACCATTTTTGATATTGAACATGACCATTACCAACTTTTTTATGTTGGTTGGCACAATCGCAGGCGAGTTTATGGGCCTGTAATCCATTTAGATATTAAAAATGAAAAGATTTGGCTTCAGTGGAATGGTACAGAAGATGATATCGCTGCTGATTTAGTAGAAATGGGTGTTCCGAAGCAGGATATTGTATTGGGATTTCACTCGCCTTATATGCGTCAGTTTACTGATTTTGCAGTTGGTTAAGGTATTAATCCTAACTTATTTGCTTCGTGTCCTTGTTTCAATTTCAGCTATTGGTAGTAGTAGGGTATTTTCAATATGCGATCGCACCTTGTCTTCCATCTTATTGCCTGATTTACAAAGGCGGAGGAAAGCGAATATCGGCACTGAAACTCTCTACATTAGCACTTTGATGAATGGGTAAGACATATTCTAAGTTTTCATGGGGACGAGGAATAATGTGATCAGCTAGCCACTCACCACCATTAACTCGTTTGATGGCATCTAGTCCAGCTTTCACGGCAACATTAACTTCCCCTACTTCTCCGCGAATCAGGACTGTAATGCGTCCTAAATCAGTATTTTCGTATCCGACTAAAGTGACACGGGCAGCTTTACACATGGCATCACCCACTTCTACTGCTGTGGGAACGCCGTAAACTTCAATCATGCCTAGTGCCAAGGTCATAGAAAATTTAACACTGAAAAAGAATAGGATTTGCAATTGGGATGAATACAATTCAAATCCTATCAAGAATGAGGAATGAGTAATGCAGCTTTTGTGAGAAGAATCTCATCATGGTGAACAGTGAGTCACTTCAACTTGATAAAATTCTCAAGCACTAGAGCGAACTTCATTCCCATGCAAATCAACTGGCAATCTGTCAAAACCTACGAAGATATCCTGTATCACAAAGCTGACGGTATCGCTAAAATCACCATCAACCGTCCCCATAAACGTAATGCTTTTCGACCGAAGACTGTCTTTGAACTTTATGATGCTTTTTGTGATGCTCGTGAAGATACTAATATTGGTGTAGTTCTTTTTATGGGTGCAGGGCCTCATACTGATGGTAAATACGCTTTCTGTGCAGGTGGCGACCAAAGTGTCAGAGGTCAAGCAGGTTACGTTGATGATGACGGTGTGCCTCGCTTGAATGTGTTGGATTTGCAACGTCTGATTCGTTCGATGCCTAAAGTTGTCATTGCCCTTGTCGCTGGCTACGCCATTGGAGGTGGGCACGTTCTTCATTTAATTTGTGATCTGACTATTGCGGCAGATAATGCGATTTTCGGGCAGACAGGCCCAAAAGTCGGCAGTTTTGATGGTGGTTTCGGGGCTAGTTATCTGGCTCGCATAGTCGGACAAAAAAAGGCGCGAGAAATTTGGTTTCTCTGTCGTCAATATGATGCTCAACAGGCTTTAGAGATGGGTTTAGTAAATTGTGTGGTGCCTGTAAATGAACTGGAAACAGAGGGAATTAAATGGGCGCAAGAAATTTTGGAGAAAAGTCCGATTGCGATTCGTTGTTTAAAAGCTGCATTTAATGCCGATTGTGATGGGCAAGCGGGTTTACAAGAATTGGCTGGTAATGCCACTTTGTTATATTACATGACAGAAGAAGGCTCGGAAGGTAAGCAGGCTTTCTTGGAAAAACGTCCACCTAATTTCCGTAATTTCCCTTGGTTGCCTTAAGGTGCTTGGCGGTGATTTAAATTAGGGTGCTTGATGGTTAACAGTTGGATGGTTGACTGTTAACCGTCAACTTAAAAAAAGATCCCAAGACCTCACTATTCCCTGTTCCCGCTCACAAATCCAACTAAAAAATCGCACCCTGCCTAGAGTGCGATCGCTAAAGACTATGAACTTACAGCACAAGAAATTTTAAAATCGGATGTTAATTTGATGCAGAATGGACATTAAGTTAGGTAATATGGTGGATGATTAGATGAATACTGTCTCAACTTTTGTTTGTTCAGAAGTGGAGGCAGTGTTTTCCTGGGCTAAAACAAAAGCAGAATCTTCTAAAGCAGATATTTGACAATCAGATTTATTTAAAACTGGTGTAGCATCAGGTAAGCTCCAAGCATCTTCCAACGTTTCCCAAGAAGGCGCAAAAGGTGGTAATGCTAAAGAACAAGCCTTCCAACTAGCTTGGACAGGTACGCCCAATTGTTGGCAATTTCCACCACGACGACCTTCTGGTTTGTAGTGGCGACAATAGCGACAGGCAGATGTCAAACAATTAATGGGTTTCATTTGGGTTCATCTTTGATGCCGAGTTAGGGCAAATTTCTGTCTTTATATTTTCCGTCTAGATATAAATACGTAGTGATCCCATAACCCGTGATTATATATAGGTTATAGCCTTTTAATGGCTAAATATGCTTTAGATTATTTTTAGATTCTTGTTATATTTTTAAATGTTTATTGTAGTGATCACATAGAAATTATTGCCTATAACCAGTTGGGGATCAACGGTAAAGATAAAGTTTTTAATGTAGGGAAAATTTTCAATTAATTTCTAAAGTGTGACTTTATAGACTATTATTGTGTCATTTTTATGATAATGACAAGTAAGTTTCCGTACAAGAATCAAATATAATCGACAGCAAAAATTAAATCCAGGTTGTTGGGGTTGACTGGATGTAATTTAATCGATATTCAGACTGGCGGTACAGAATTTACCATCAAAAGAGTAGATGGTATTCTACTTGCAGATAGAGAAATCAACTAATTTTGGATTTTGGATTTTGGATTTTAGGCTTTAGATTGACCCCAACCACCTTAGCGTAGCGGGATATACCTCATTGTCTGAGTGATTGTTTGACACTACATAAAGCACATACACCCCACCGCAGCAGTTCTCCGGATGGTGTAGGACATTGACATTGAGGGCAGAGGGGTAAACCTTGCGATCGCGCCTGTGTCACTTTCGCCCAAGACTCAAATACATGATTGACATTCTGTTGAGTAGGCTGAGTCACTGTGTAATGGTGATGGCTATCTCCTAAATAACTGGGATGTTCCTGCACTTTAAAGCCAGTTGGTGGCGGTGATAAATCTGGAGCCTTGTGCCAACCAGCCGTAGAAAAGCGGATATCTACCAAAGACATAGACAACTTGCTATTTAACTTGAGCAGTAGTGTCTGACGGCTAAATGTCAAATTCTGCGCCCACGCCGCGCTAGAGGTAGCGACGCGCAAAACATCACGCTGCATGGATAAGGGGCGAGAATGATGAGCAGCTACAGATCCCACAACTTCTGCCCAGGATTTAAGTATCAATGCCAACGGGTCGGCTTGCCAATTAGCTTGCTGTTCTAAAACACCTAAAATATCATTAATTGGTTTAAGTGACATTTCGCCTAAGAGTAGCAAAAATCAAGATTAGTTCTGGGATCTATACTAATCAACAATTTTCGTTACGATTAGCACAAAATTATCTACAGTTAATCCAGCAGCCCCAGTTGGAGGTACGAGGCCATGAGTCAAAATCCCCTGACGGATTCCGGTACGCGATCGCCTAAAATATCTGGCTTAAACCCAGCATTAGCAACAGCATTAGGAAGTTTAGAAGTACAGTTAGACCAAGAATTAGCTCGTTACCGACGCTCACGTATGGGAATACGAGCCACCAGCAAGCCTTCAGTACATAGCTATGTCAGTAGTCCTTCCCCAGAAGTGACTACCCATCCTAGCCCCATCACCGATACTCCATTCCCAACCTTAGAGATTAGCAACTATCTAGCTACTATCCCTGTTCCAGAAACCCCAAAAGCACCACCAGCTAACCCACCTAGCATCAAAGAAACATCGGAACATCACGCAGTTGCTATCAACTCCGAGTCTCACAACCAAATTCCGCTACCTCCACCCCAAGCTGCTAGCAGCCTAGTGCCGGCGACTACCCAGACAACCCCACAGGACAAACTTTTAGCTAATGATGCTCCTAGCCAACCAGATGACTATTTAGAATCGAGTGAAGCTCTGTTGCGTAGTTTAACAGACGAACGATCAGCAGATAATCAACCCAATAATTCTGGTGATAGCCTGTTATCACCCTTGGGTATAGGTTCGATACTACTGTTGTTATTAGCAAGCTTGACCTTGGGCTATGTGGTGTTTAATCCCAAAAGTCTACCCCAATTCAATTTGAGCAAGTTACTTAACAATAATCCACCCGCCAATAACACTAATTCCGAAACTGTCAGCAATCAGTCCCAACCCCAACCAGAACTCACACCTATACCCAAATATCCCAACTTAGCCGCCAAGGAATTTCCAGAAGTCAAAGATCCCAATGACATAGTTGGCTTACAACCAAAAATTGCCCCCATACCCGTAGCACCATCAAATCCCTTAGTAGTTTCTACACCCTTGCTTCCCCCTGCTACTAATCCTCTCAACCAAGTACAGCCTTTACCACCTGCGGATTTATCACCCACTCTAAAACCTTCGCCATCAATTACCACTACTACACCCACCCAGACAAACGTAGAAATCAAACCCGCAGCAGATGGACGTTACTATATAGTGGCTGAAAATCAAGATGCTAGTACCTTAGCAGCAGCCAGACAGGTAGTTGCTGATGCTTACTTATCAAGCAATCAAAAATTAATTTATCTGGGTGCGCTCACTAGCAAGGAAGAAGCTCAACAAAGAATCAAACAGTTACAAGCTAAAGGAGTCAAAGCCAGGGTGCAACAGCCATGAATGGTAGAAATTAATTTAGGATAGGATTGGGGAAGCTTACCAATTCAAAATTCAAAATTCAAAATACCCTACGGAAAGCAAGCTACAAAATTAAAAATTAGGAAATCCATATTTTGCAAGGGTTTCTGGATTTGGATATGTTTCATAATTTTAGTGAATTGGTATTACCCAAGGGGATTTTGCATTAATATCATGCTCTGCAACGGAGAGCCACATGGAATTGATCAAGCGGATCGTGCGTGTAATCAACGCTAACGTTAACAGTTTCTTAGACAGTGCAGAAGATCCAGAGAAAGTGCTGGAGAAAACTGTCATGGAAATGCAGGAAAATTTAGTTTTGTTACGACAGGGAGTCGCCCAAGCGATCGCCACTCAAAAACGCACGGAACGCCAAGCCGCATCGGCTCATTCCACAGCAGAAGAATGGTATCGTCGCGCCCAACTAGCCCTCAATCAAGGTAATGAACCGCTAGCCAGAGAAGCCCTCACCAAACGCCACGCCTATCTAGAAACAGCTACCGCCTTAAATAACCAAATACAACAGCAAAATCAAGTAGTAGCCAGGCTCAAACAGGATATGCGAACCTTAGAGTTAAAAATAGCGGAAGCCAAAACAAAAAAAGATATGTACATCGCTCGCGCTCGTGCAGCCCAAGCTTCCTATAAACTCCAGGATATGCTGAGTGAAGCATCCGCCACCAGCAGCAAAAGTGCGTTTGAGCGGATGGAAGAAAAAGTTTGGCAACTGGAAGCGCAATCAGAAGCGATCGCGCAATTGGGTAATGATAACTTAGAAAAACAATTTACGGCTTTAGAAGCTGCCCAAGACGTAGAACAGGAACTAGCAGCTATGAAAGCAAATCTCTTAGAGAATACGGAACAAACACCAAGACAGCATTTACCCCCTAGTTAGAGCAGGGGGCAGGGGGAATGAGGCAAGGGGGCAGGGGGCAGGGGGCAGGGGAGAAAGAATATAATGGTCTTCTACTGTATCAAAAGGCCATTCATCTTTGGCGGTTCATCATCAATTGAACAATTAGGTAATCTTCTAGTTCAGGGGATATTTTAGTAGTTAGATGAGTTTCGGTATGTACTAAGCCAGACCGGAAAGATTACATTAAAAATGGAAGTTATTAAGTAGTAAAAAAGCGAACTACCCAAGCTAGCGCGTAAACTTTACAAGGAAAAACAAAGTTATGGGACTATTTGATCGGATTAAGCGAGTTGTTAGTGCTAACCTCAATGATTTAGTGAATAAGGCTGAAGATCCAGAAAAAATGCTGGAACAAGCCATTCTAGAGATGCAGGAAGACTTAGTACAGTTGCGTCAAGGGGTAGCTCAGGCGATCGCTGCTCAAAAACGCACAGAGAAGCAATATAATGACGCTCAAAACGAAATTAATAAATGGCAACGCAACGCTCAACTAGCAGTACAAAAAGGGGATGAAAACCTAGCTAGACAAGCCCTAGAACGGAAAAAAACCTATACCGAGACTGGTACCGCCCTCAAAACTAGCCTAGATCAACAAAACATCCAAATCGAAACCCTCAAACGCAATTTAATCCAGTTAGAGAGCAAAATCTCGGAAGCCAAAACCAAGAAAGAAATGCTCAAAGCTCGGATTACCACCGCCAAAGCCCAAGAACAACTCCAAGGCATGGTGCGGGGTATGAATACTAGCAGCGCAATGGCAGCTTTTGAGCGTATGGAAGAAAAAGTCCTCATGCAAGAAGCGCGCGCCCAATCAGCCGCCGAACTAGCAGGAGCAGACTTAGAAACCCAATTTGCTCAGTTAGAAGCAGGTAGTGACGTTGATGATGAATTAGCTGCTCTCAAAGCCTCCTTAGCTCCTGCAACCCCACCCAACCAACCCCAACTACCCCCCCAACAAGAACAGCAACAATCCCCCCCTCCTGCTCAATCTAACCCTCAATCTAACAACGTGGTTGACAGTGAGCTGGAAGCCCTACGTCGCCAATTGGATCAAATGTAATCATTGCGAAATATCTCAGTATAAATAATCCCACACCTCCTGGTAGTGGGATTTTGTTTTTAGTCAATACACAAAATGTCTGTCCCTGGCTTCCCCATCTAATTAAATAAAACCAATTCGCAATTCGCAATTCGCAATTCGCAATTAATTCAGCCACCCACAAGGGGGAGCCAGTCTCGTGGGCGGGTTTCCCGACTTGAGAGAACTGGCGTTGGGGTTTTTACCTACCTTGGGAAACAAGGATTTTTTCGCCCACCAGGGGCGAGGTTTTGAACCTATCTTTTTCCAATAAAAATGGCTTGACAGATAAAATCATGCGCTCTAACTCATTTTTATTGTGTCTAAGAAGATGATGATCCCAAAAGTGATTCGTGTTTTGAGAGCAATCTAATGCTAGAGCTTCGCCAATACCTTCAAAATCCTTTTTGGCATCTCTCTTTAACTTTTCTGGTTCAGACAGCACCCCAATAACGAATACTCTCTCAATGAGATCCTCTGGAATTTGACTTTGTATATAACTCAATCTTTCTTGTGGCTGATTATCAAAATCAACTAACAAAATCATCATTCTTTTGGGGAATTTCCGCATTTCAGCAATATGAACTGAGGCCAATATCTCCAAAACCCTCTGCCATCCCCCAGCAGGTGTCAGCACTTGAATTGCTCGGTTGTTAAGGTTGGAATCAAGAATAAATCCGTTAGCTATTTGGCGATTAGCATCGTCTTCAGGTAAGACAAAAACGTGAGGTTGATATTTATTGATGCTCATAATTCTATGTCGCCACGAATCAAGGCATCTACAAGATCCCCTTGTACAGACAGATCACTGAGTAATCTAATTAAGGTTGGTTCTAGGTGGGTTTTGCGCTGGAGAACTAAGGTATTAGTATCGGAAAATTTGCGGATGGCTTCAGGATTATGAGATGTTACTAAAATTTGCCCATGAGGTTTAAATGAACGGCGCAGGGATGTGACAAAATGTCCAACCTCCGATAAAGATAGATAGTTATCAGGTTCATCCCAAAAGCATAAAAGTGGCCCATAGAATTTGTTAGCAGCTAAGACTACAGCGCAAAGAAAAAAGCATTTTTCTCCGTCAGATAAATCTTTAAATTCAACGTTCAAATTCGCATTGTTGGCTGCAAATCGAACTATCATACTTTTAGATTCCTTGCCAATCTGTTCATTCAGGAAGTCCTGAATGTCAGGCATAACTTCTCGCAGATATTTGTCAATTTGTGTATAAGCAGCAG contains:
- a CDS encoding XisH family protein, yielding MSAKDQFHEAVKVALQKDGWVITDDPLHIRISSTTKLYIDLGAKKILAAERDGEKIAVEVKSFLGASTINEFHLAIGQYINYRYALADFGYEQTLYLAVPLSIYDDFFTQPFIEAVIERSQVNLIIFDDEKKEVVRWRS
- a CDS encoding XisI protein; amino-acid sequence: MAKLEKYRDYIQQLLNKYAASDSGEDGVELQTIFDIEHDHYQLFYVGWHNRRRVYGPVIHLDIKNEKIWLQWNGTEDDIAADLVEMGVPKQDIVLGFHSPYMRQFTDFAVG
- a CDS encoding carbon dioxide-concentrating mechanism protein CcmK, encoding MTLALGMIEVYGVPTAVEVGDAMCKAARVTLVGYENTDLGRITVLIRGEVGEVNVAVKAGLDAIKRVNGGEWLADHIIPRPHENLEYVLPIHQSANVESFSADIRFPPPL
- the menB gene encoding 1,4-dihydroxy-2-naphthoyl-CoA synthase, producing the protein MQINWQSVKTYEDILYHKADGIAKITINRPHKRNAFRPKTVFELYDAFCDAREDTNIGVVLFMGAGPHTDGKYAFCAGGDQSVRGQAGYVDDDGVPRLNVLDLQRLIRSMPKVVIALVAGYAIGGGHVLHLICDLTIAADNAIFGQTGPKVGSFDGGFGASYLARIVGQKKAREIWFLCRQYDAQQALEMGLVNCVVPVNELETEGIKWAQEILEKSPIAIRCLKAAFNADCDGQAGLQELAGNATLLYYMTEEGSEGKQAFLEKRPPNFRNFPWLP
- a CDS encoding DciA family protein produces the protein MSLKPINDILGVLEQQANWQADPLALILKSWAEVVGSVAAHHSRPLSMQRDVLRVATSSAAWAQNLTFSRQTLLLKLNSKLSMSLVDIRFSTAGWHKAPDLSPPPTGFKVQEHPSYLGDSHHHYTVTQPTQQNVNHVFESWAKVTQARSQGLPLCPQCQCPTPSGELLRWGVCALCSVKQSLRQ
- a CDS encoding SPOR domain-containing protein encodes the protein MSQNPLTDSGTRSPKISGLNPALATALGSLEVQLDQELARYRRSRMGIRATSKPSVHSYVSSPSPEVTTHPSPITDTPFPTLEISNYLATIPVPETPKAPPANPPSIKETSEHHAVAINSESHNQIPLPPPQAASSLVPATTQTTPQDKLLANDAPSQPDDYLESSEALLRSLTDERSADNQPNNSGDSLLSPLGIGSILLLLLASLTLGYVVFNPKSLPQFNLSKLLNNNPPANNTNSETVSNQSQPQPELTPIPKYPNLAAKEFPEVKDPNDIVGLQPKIAPIPVAPSNPLVVSTPLLPPATNPLNQVQPLPPADLSPTLKPSPSITTTTPTQTNVEIKPAADGRYYIVAENQDASTLAAARQVVADAYLSSNQKLIYLGALTSKEEAQQRIKQLQAKGVKARVQQP
- a CDS encoding PspA/IM30 family protein, giving the protein MELIKRIVRVINANVNSFLDSAEDPEKVLEKTVMEMQENLVLLRQGVAQAIATQKRTERQAASAHSTAEEWYRRAQLALNQGNEPLAREALTKRHAYLETATALNNQIQQQNQVVARLKQDMRTLELKIAEAKTKKDMYIARARAAQASYKLQDMLSEASATSSKSAFERMEEKVWQLEAQSEAIAQLGNDNLEKQFTALEAAQDVEQELAAMKANLLENTEQTPRQHLPPS
- a CDS encoding PspA/IM30 family protein translates to MGLFDRIKRVVSANLNDLVNKAEDPEKMLEQAILEMQEDLVQLRQGVAQAIAAQKRTEKQYNDAQNEINKWQRNAQLAVQKGDENLARQALERKKTYTETGTALKTSLDQQNIQIETLKRNLIQLESKISEAKTKKEMLKARITTAKAQEQLQGMVRGMNTSSAMAAFERMEEKVLMQEARAQSAAELAGADLETQFAQLEAGSDVDDELAALKASLAPATPPNQPQLPPQQEQQQSPPPAQSNPQSNNVVDSELEALRRQLDQM